CGCGTTCGAACGATTCGTTCGCCGCCAGGATCGTCGCGTCGCGCCCCCGGTAGAACAGCCGTTCATCCGTGATCAGCGTGATCGCCGATTCCAGGATCGGATCTCCCGAGTGCAGGGCCCGTTTTACCGCCCATCCCGGATTCCGACGGGCTCTCTTGCGGGCCTTCAGCCGCTCAATGTCCTCACTGCGATACAACCGCTTCCGCCGGCCGTCACCGCTTGCTTCAGACCGGATCATGCCGCGGCTAACATACGCATAGAGCGTCGACGGGCTGATATTCAGCGCGGAGGCCGCTTCGGTGGATGTCATATATCTTCTGCTGTTCATGAGAAGATCCTCTCGTTTTGATGGCCGCCTGGGCGAGCGGCCCGCTGTCGGCAAGCGGCACACTGTGGGTTACTGGCACGCCGGGGTATGTCTCATCCCAAGAATATATGTTGATTGATATTTTAATCAATATTGACAATATATAAAAACGCTTTTTTGTTACATACGGACGGGCCATCTGCATGATGAAGGAGAAACGCCTTGAATTACATCGCCGTGCTGCCCGGAGACGGGATCGGACCTGAGATCACCCACGAGGCCGTTAAGGTACTGAAGGCCGTGGGGGAGCGGCACCAGCTGGATCTCGTTTTTTCCCACCACCTGGTCGGGGGAGCGCTGCTCGATGCTCAGGGTATCGCCCTGTCCGATGAACTCGTGGAAGCTTGCAGGCGTAGCGACGCGGTGCTGTTCGGCGCGGTAGGCGGCCCCAAATGGGACCACCTGGACATGCAGGACCGGGCAGACCATGCCCTGATTCGATTAC
This region of Gemmatimonadota bacterium genomic DNA includes:
- a CDS encoding citrate synthase, translating into MNSRRYMTSTEAASALNISPSTLYAYVSRGMIRSEASGDGRRKRLYRSEDIERLKARKRARRNPGWAVKRALHSGDPILESAITLITDERLFYRGRDATILAANESFER